CTCGACGGCCTCTGGCGCAAGGATGGCGTCTGGAACATGGAACAACTCGATCCCGATCCTTTCATGGAACGACTCAATCAATACGGTCTCCCCTGGGAAGTCATCGAGATGCCAGTCGATGCCGAGGCGTCGGATGTTTTTTATTGAGAAACGTCATAGTTCAGCCTTGCCACACTAGGGTCCTTGCTCTATTGATTCAGGCACTATGAAACTACTACTCCGATTGGCTTGCGCCTCTGCGGCACTTACGGCTATTTCAGCCTCTGGAGCCTCCATCATATACAATAACGGTGTTACGAACACATCCAATGCTTCTGGCCCAGCCTGGGTTGCTGGGTCGAACATGTTTCTCAATATTATCGATGACTATGGCGGCAGTCCCTTGGGTCCAAGCGGCGGCTCTGGCGCATCGCAAAACGGTTTTGACCTCTTCGACCCAGGTGGTGGCGGTTTGGACATCACTTTGTTGAGCTGGACCCTCGGCTCCATGACGCTTTACGAAGGGCCCGGAACCGCAACTCTCTCTCCAGGTCCTGCAACTCCGGGCTTTGAAGATTATCGCTATGATGACAATGGAGGACTCGCGCCTACCAACCTGACCTTCTTTTACAACGGTGCAGAGTGGGCATCAGGTTATGTCACCCGCTTTGTTACAGAAGTGGCCAACAGTGCTGACATTGATGCGACTGGAGCAGGTGATGCAATCATCACGACCAACACTCCAGCCGGACTTGCCTTTTTCAATGAAGTGATGACGCTAAGCAGCGGCACAGGACAGCTTTCTTTTGTCGCGGACAGTTTCACCCCCGTGGCTCCCAGCGATCCAGGCACCTTTGGCAGCACTGGTTCCATCACTGTAGTGCCGGA
The Rubellicoccus peritrichatus DNA segment above includes these coding regions:
- a CDS encoding PEP-CTERM sorting domain-containing protein, with the translated sequence MKLLLRLACASAALTAISASGASIIYNNGVTNTSNASGPAWVAGSNMFLNIIDDYGGSPLGPSGGSGASQNGFDLFDPGGGGLDITLLSWTLGSMTLYEGPGTATLSPGPATPGFEDYRYDDNGGLAPTNLTFFYNGAEWASGYVTRFVTEVANSADIDATGAGDAIITTNTPAGLAFFNEVMTLSSGTGQLSFVADSFTPVAPSDPGTFGSTGSITVVPEPSTMAALFGASALGITFIRRRRKS